From Nonlabens sp. Ci31, the proteins below share one genomic window:
- a CDS encoding T9SS type A sorting domain-containing protein: MRTLLIIFCLAFAKAGSSQTTLSHQVIGSLGSTETSGNIVIEQSLGDLVIVSSNVGDDFAAGFQQGRKYIDYIYENTSWRPNAPESNATFIDNFFIRTSGPVLGSDINIKDITLEGSYTLDLGTNNLFFKGDLSSLNSEIENGTLHFVGDDNESNSLENNVIKVDNFVKDGVDEFVLNQELQVQNLFTLKDGNLNAQDGNLLFTSTSSNTAEMAPYESGTMTGVARVQRYIPAKRAFRFLASSVNTTGSIFENWQENGAAINGIGTHITGSTSGANGFDATGSGNVSMFNYNNSLQSWTAISNTDVDGLEIGKAYRVMIRGDRTTDLTSNTAAPSNTVLQAKGNLDLNSYIDNSLSQVAGEFNFVANPYQATVNMNTVLQGSTNVNDNFYYVWDPTLNSRGAYVTVMLPAGSNIAGSDSNEFIQPGQSVFVSTLNNSAPMTPTVIEFNQDDIVNGNQTLTFSTPSLNFNIIGRLLSNSNRQPNVLLDAWGIFMDAQYSNTVDQFDALTLGNLDETISIVNGSNLLNIEHRNIPNNLDIIPLNHNNYRHTSYNYQFVIEAIPPATEVYLKDNFLNSSQRLNEGNNDYLFTIDPNTIASSDPERFHLFFTNTILSEDTEELLTGFQFYPNPVNDVLNISWSNFDNNDKDALTYKLINTLGQIISVGKLDFVGNDATIKDLDKLATGSYYIELNHNGAAKTVKIIKE, encoded by the coding sequence ATGAGAACTCTATTAATTATTTTTTGTCTCGCTTTCGCGAAAGCGGGATCATCACAAACTACCTTATCTCATCAAGTCATCGGTTCCTTAGGAAGTACAGAAACTTCTGGAAATATAGTAATAGAACAAAGTTTGGGCGACCTAGTTATTGTTTCTAGTAATGTAGGAGATGATTTTGCAGCTGGTTTTCAACAGGGAAGAAAATACATCGATTATATTTATGAGAACACTTCTTGGAGACCCAATGCTCCAGAATCTAATGCTACTTTTATAGATAATTTTTTTATAAGAACTAGCGGTCCAGTTTTAGGAAGCGATATCAATATAAAAGATATTACCCTAGAAGGATCATATACTCTAGATTTAGGAACAAACAATCTGTTTTTTAAAGGAGATTTATCTAGTTTAAATAGTGAAATAGAAAATGGTACACTTCATTTTGTAGGCGATGATAATGAGTCAAACAGCTTGGAAAACAATGTTATTAAAGTTGACAATTTTGTAAAAGACGGTGTTGATGAGTTTGTTTTAAATCAAGAATTGCAAGTGCAAAATTTATTCACATTAAAAGATGGAAATCTTAATGCTCAAGATGGGAATTTGCTATTTACAAGTACAAGTAGCAACACGGCAGAGATGGCACCTTATGAAAGTGGTACGATGACAGGAGTTGCTAGAGTACAGCGTTATATTCCTGCAAAACGTGCTTTTAGATTTCTTGCAAGTAGTGTAAATACTACTGGTAGTATTTTTGAAAACTGGCAAGAAAACGGTGCAGCTATCAATGGGATAGGAACACATATTACTGGTTCTACCTCTGGCGCAAATGGTTTTGACGCAACAGGTTCAGGTAATGTTAGTATGTTTAATTATAACAATTCTTTACAGTCTTGGACAGCCATATCAAATACAGATGTAGATGGTCTGGAAATAGGAAAGGCTTATAGGGTAATGATAAGAGGTGACCGTACGACAGACTTAACTTCAAACACAGCAGCTCCATCAAATACTGTATTACAAGCTAAAGGAAATCTAGATCTAAATAGTTATATAGATAATAGTTTATCGCAAGTAGCAGGTGAGTTTAATTTTGTTGCAAACCCATATCAAGCTACAGTAAACATGAATACGGTTTTACAAGGATCTACTAATGTTAATGATAACTTTTATTATGTTTGGGATCCTACTCTTAACTCTCGTGGGGCTTATGTAACGGTTATGCTTCCAGCAGGTTCTAATATTGCGGGCTCTGATTCAAATGAATTTATACAGCCTGGGCAATCTGTTTTTGTATCTACATTGAATAACAGTGCTCCTATGACGCCTACTGTAATTGAATTTAATCAAGATGATATTGTTAACGGTAATCAAACCTTAACTTTTTCTACACCTAGTCTTAATTTTAATATTATAGGCAGGTTGCTAAGCAATAGTAATAGACAGCCTAATGTATTGTTAGATGCATGGGGTATTTTTATGGACGCCCAGTATTCTAATACGGTAGATCAATTTGATGCACTTACACTGGGCAACCTTGACGAGACTATCAGTATTGTAAATGGTTCTAATTTATTGAATATTGAACATAGAAATATTCCAAATAATCTTGACATTATACCTTTGAACCATAATAATTACAGGCATACTTCTTATAACTATCAATTTGTTATAGAAGCCATTCCTCCTGCAACCGAAGTGTATTTGAAAGATAATTTTTTAAATAGTAGTCAACGGTTAAACGAAGGAAATAATGATTATTTATTTACTATAGACCCTAATACGATAGCGTCTTCTGATCCAGAGAGATTTCATTTATTCTTTACAAACACAATATTGAGCGAGGATACTGAAGAACTTCTTACTGGCTTTCAATTTTATCCCAATCCAGTTAATGATGTTTTAAATATATCATGGAGTAATTTTGATAATAATGATAAAGATGCGCTTACATATAAATTGATAAATACTTTAGGACAGATTATCAGTGTTGGAAAATTAGATTTTGTAGGTAATGACGCAACTATAAAAGATTTAGATAAGCTGGCAACTGGTAGTTATTACATAGAATTAAATCATAATGGAGCTGCAAAAACGGTAAAAATAATAAAGGAATAA